A region of uncultured Desulfobacter sp. DNA encodes the following proteins:
- a CDS encoding bifunctional metallophosphatase/5'-nucleotidase: MNGFQPKTIYVDVDDVVSRTTETYPGVVAQTFGKTVSFEDLTGFDLKRCFQLTDNEFQYFFELVHQPDFLLGFEPVEGAVQTLKEWADMGHVIDIVTGRPTSAQDATLTWLARHDVPFRGFIMVDKYNRPGNDMPLAISKEELSMMDYDLAVEDSPDMALFLARNMGVPTALIHRPWNRECAIHENLVRCTSWNEVHQMIKEPVLLENE, from the coding sequence GTGAACGGCTTTCAACCCAAAACAATATATGTGGATGTGGATGATGTTGTATCCAGAACCACAGAAACTTATCCGGGAGTTGTGGCCCAAACGTTCGGTAAAACAGTCTCTTTTGAAGACTTGACAGGTTTTGATCTGAAACGCTGTTTTCAATTGACGGATAACGAGTTTCAATATTTTTTCGAGCTGGTTCATCAGCCGGATTTTCTTCTTGGCTTTGAGCCGGTGGAAGGAGCAGTCCAGACCCTGAAGGAATGGGCTGACATGGGGCACGTTATTGATATTGTAACGGGGCGTCCCACTTCAGCCCAGGACGCGACCCTGACCTGGTTAGCAAGACATGATGTACCTTTCAGGGGATTCATCATGGTGGATAAGTATAACCGTCCCGGAAACGACATGCCCCTGGCCATTTCAAAAGAAGAGTTATCCATGATGGATTACGACCTGGCCGTGGAGGATTCTCCGGACATGGCTCTCTTTCTGGCCCGGAACATGGGGGTACCCACGGCATTGATCCACCGGCCCTGGAACCGGGAATGCGCCATACATGAAAACTTGGTACGGTGTACATCCTGGAACGAAGTTCATCAGATGATCAAAGAACCAGTGCTTTTAGAAAACGAGTAG
- a CDS encoding transposase codes for MIKTNDHNQLHLFDPWDFLSPKRRKLLDDSWAGLFQKEILRSLPVNLIKPYFSREAGRPTKELFTMLGVLLLQQAHDLTDEETVSQLAFNIQWHYALNLTEESDAAKYLCLKTLWTFRQLMIEKKLDKTLFNAITDKLAAVFEVNSDNQRIDSVHVKSNMRRLGRISIFAASINKFLVNLKRKHPDHFSGISTDIIGKYISEKALSCFSMVKPSDSAKTLASVSKDLYHLIQEFKSDSDVSSMYSYKLLERVLKEQCNLEVDPESGQKVALKAPKEIPSDSLQNPSDPDATYSGHKGQGYQVQVMETFTETEDEDEKAGTLNLITHVEVEPASASDANALIPAIDAAKQRNLSPKELQADSLYGSDENHQIAQSDGINLVSPTMGTTKKEKLSLTDFNLAADGQIITCPQGHAPVFKKKKKERITQGFPLDTCMGCPQLEDCPVKQGKKYAYSRYTAKAARIARRRAYEQTDEFKDRYRWRAGVEATMSEYDRRTGVKRLKYRGLQAVRFAATLKAAGINLFRATIVQKALSYA; via the coding sequence ATGATTAAAACAAATGACCACAATCAGCTCCACCTTTTCGATCCTTGGGACTTTTTAAGCCCGAAGCGCAGGAAATTGCTCGATGACTCCTGGGCAGGGCTTTTTCAAAAAGAAATCCTCCGCTCATTACCGGTCAATCTGATCAAACCCTATTTCTCAAGAGAAGCAGGACGTCCTACAAAGGAACTCTTCACCATGCTCGGTGTTTTGCTGCTCCAGCAAGCTCATGATCTTACTGACGAAGAAACCGTATCGCAACTGGCATTCAATATTCAATGGCACTATGCCTTGAATTTAACGGAAGAATCGGATGCCGCCAAATATCTATGTTTGAAAACCCTGTGGACCTTCCGTCAACTCATGATCGAAAAGAAACTGGACAAAACCCTCTTCAATGCTATTACAGACAAACTTGCAGCAGTGTTTGAAGTCAATTCTGACAACCAAAGAATCGATTCGGTCCATGTTAAGTCAAATATGCGACGGCTGGGAAGAATCAGTATCTTTGCAGCGAGTATCAATAAATTTCTGGTTAACCTGAAACGCAAGCACCCTGACCATTTTTCCGGTATCAGCACCGATATTATCGGGAAGTATATTTCGGAAAAGGCATTGTCCTGCTTTTCCATGGTAAAACCCTCTGATTCAGCTAAAACTCTTGCAAGTGTCAGCAAGGATCTTTACCATCTGATCCAGGAATTTAAAAGCGACTCTGATGTTTCATCCATGTACAGCTACAAGCTGCTTGAAAGGGTTTTGAAAGAGCAGTGCAATCTGGAAGTTGATCCTGAAAGTGGCCAGAAGGTTGCGCTTAAAGCTCCAAAAGAGATTCCTTCAGACTCACTTCAAAATCCTTCAGACCCTGATGCGACCTACAGCGGACATAAGGGACAAGGTTACCAGGTTCAGGTGATGGAAACCTTTACAGAAACAGAGGATGAAGATGAGAAGGCCGGAACCTTGAATCTTATCACTCATGTTGAGGTGGAACCTGCCTCGGCAAGTGATGCCAATGCTCTTATCCCTGCAATTGATGCCGCCAAGCAGAGAAACCTTTCTCCCAAAGAACTCCAGGCGGACTCTCTTTATGGAAGCGATGAGAATCACCAGATTGCCCAGTCAGATGGAATTAATCTTGTTTCGCCCACCATGGGAACGACCAAAAAGGAAAAGCTCAGCCTTACTGATTTCAACCTTGCGGCAGATGGGCAGATCATAACATGTCCGCAAGGGCATGCCCCGGTTTTTAAAAAGAAAAAGAAGGAACGGATTACCCAAGGTTTTCCCCTTGATACCTGCATGGGCTGCCCTCAACTGGAAGATTGCCCGGTAAAACAGGGGAAAAAGTACGCGTACAGTCGATATACCGCTAAGGCTGCAAGGATCGCCCGAAGAAGAGCTTATGAACAGACAGATGAGTTCAAAGATAGATATCGGTGGCGAGCCGGAGTCGAAGCAACAATGTCCGAATATGATCGACGAACCGGGGTGAAACGATTAAAATATCGAGGTCTCCAAGCAGTAAGGTTCGCGGCAACCTTAAAAGCAGCAGGAATCAACCTCTTCAGGGCAACTATTGTCCAGAAGGCGCTTAGCTATGCATAA
- a CDS encoding IS1 family transposase, whose translation MENLKTPISKVASALRIRSEGPGLRATGRILGSNKATIARWEQLFGDQKATLMFYSFCHEFVSLTFEGDEIYTVVGKRTDPSDSKGWTAVIIERASRFIVDQRCGKKNAALFKSVMKTVCKYVHHTKDLTFLSDGERRYGNMLFDLCSEVLKTGRAGRPPKTLPKGVKVRVKNKGDQKRKKGRKRPKYQVTQREHPDTDQRLAKNEIHANHLEAQNAATRRRNSTFRRKTNTYAKAEHGLQRTLNVHQIIHNYVRPHWTTGKVPAVALGIMSEALSLESILTMQRAA comes from the coding sequence ATGGAAAATTTGAAGACACCAATCAGCAAGGTTGCATCTGCACTGCGGATTCGCAGCGAGGGCCCTGGCCTTCGGGCAACCGGCCGGATATTAGGATCGAATAAAGCTACCATTGCCCGCTGGGAGCAACTGTTTGGAGACCAGAAAGCAACGCTGATGTTCTATTCCTTTTGTCATGAATTTGTCTCCCTCACATTTGAAGGGGATGAGATATACACCGTGGTGGGAAAGCGTACCGATCCTTCGGACTCCAAAGGGTGGACTGCAGTCATCATAGAGCGAGCCAGCCGGTTCATTGTAGACCAACGATGTGGTAAGAAAAATGCCGCATTATTCAAGTCGGTTATGAAAACTGTATGCAAATATGTTCATCATACCAAAGACCTGACTTTTCTCTCGGATGGAGAAAGACGTTATGGCAACATGCTGTTTGATTTATGTTCGGAGGTTTTGAAAACAGGAAGGGCTGGGCGTCCCCCCAAAACGCTACCCAAAGGCGTCAAAGTGCGTGTGAAAAACAAGGGTGATCAAAAACGAAAGAAAGGCCGCAAACGTCCAAAATACCAAGTAACTCAACGGGAACACCCTGACACTGATCAGCGTTTGGCTAAAAATGAAATCCACGCCAACCATCTTGAGGCTCAGAATGCTGCAACGAGGAGAAGAAACAGTACTTTCAGAAGAAAAACAAACACATACGCTAAAGCAGAGCATGGCTTACAACGAACCCTGAATGTTCATCAAATCATACACAATTATGTTCGACCTCATTGGACTACCGGAAAGGTTCCGGCAGTTGCTTTGGGAATCATGTCGGAGGCCTTGAGCCTTGAGAGCATCCTCACAATGCAAAGAGCCGCATAG
- the murI gene encoding glutamate racemase, whose protein sequence is MAVGIFDSGIGGLTVYKTVNKNYPEMDIHYLGDTARVPYGNRSPETIIRYSLECTSFLVSNFHIDTVIVACNTASSYAIEHIRKKFGINVIGVVEPGAKRAIEVTNGYIGVIGTIATVRSESYVKAVKELNKNIKISQIACPLFVPIVEEMLVDTEIARSAVHHYMDSLVNDGVDTIILGCTHYPFLKNTINSIYPDLKIVDSSEAILEYLEKINLNKCQSGKREIYLTDEAPAFETLKTVLTDGIISQKITL, encoded by the coding sequence GTGGCAGTTGGAATTTTTGATTCGGGAATAGGCGGACTCACAGTCTATAAGACTGTAAATAAAAATTATCCCGAAATGGACATACACTATCTCGGTGACACAGCCAGAGTTCCATACGGGAACAGATCACCGGAAACAATAATAAGATATAGTTTGGAATGTACGTCCTTCCTTGTATCAAACTTTCATATTGATACAGTTATTGTAGCCTGCAACACGGCTTCATCTTATGCCATAGAACATATAAGAAAGAAATTTGGAATAAATGTTATTGGTGTTGTTGAGCCTGGTGCAAAAAGAGCTATAGAAGTTACTAACGGTTATATTGGTGTTATCGGAACTATAGCGACTGTCAGAAGCGAATCTTATGTAAAAGCTGTCAAAGAACTGAATAAAAATATTAAAATCAGCCAGATAGCCTGTCCGCTTTTTGTCCCCATTGTAGAAGAGATGCTTGTAGATACCGAAATAGCCCGCAGCGCAGTTCATCACTACATGGACTCATTGGTGAATGACGGAGTGGATACAATAATCCTCGGATGCACACACTACCCGTTTTTGAAAAATACAATAAACTCAATATATCCTGACCTTAAAATCGTTGATTCCTCAGAAGCCATTCTTGAATATTTAGAAAAAATTAACCTCAACAAATGCCAGTCAGGAAAACGTGAAATATACCTTACAGACGAAGCACCTGCTTTTGAAACATTAAAAACCGTTCTCACAGATGGCATAATATCTCAAAAAATAACTCTGTAA
- a CDS encoding SDR family oxidoreductase, whose product MNTSKETKVAIVTGASRGIGAAVAKRLTADGIAVLVNFAGNADSANAVVEAIKGKGGRATAIQADVSVPAQVATMFDQAITLYGGVDILVNNAGIMQPGLISLSDTDDALFDKIVAVNLKGTFNTLRIAAGKLRDNGRIVNFSSSVRKLATPGYTIYSATKAAVETLTNIFAKELRGRNITVNAVAPGPTATDLFLKNKTNEQIQHLAQMPPLERLGQPEDIANAVAFLVGEDAGWVNGQTIYVNGGIV is encoded by the coding sequence ATGAATACATCCAAAGAAACCAAAGTGGCTATCGTTACAGGAGCATCACGCGGAATCGGTGCAGCCGTTGCCAAGCGCCTGACCGCCGATGGCATTGCCGTTCTGGTGAATTTTGCGGGCAATGCCGATTCAGCCAACGCCGTGGTGGAAGCCATCAAGGGCAAGGGGGGCCGGGCCACCGCAATCCAGGCCGATGTTTCCGTGCCTGCGCAGGTAGCCACCATGTTTGACCAGGCCATCACTCTTTACGGCGGGGTCGATATTCTCGTCAATAATGCCGGAATCATGCAGCCGGGTCTGATCTCTCTGTCCGATACGGATGATGCATTGTTTGACAAAATTGTGGCCGTTAATCTCAAAGGGACATTCAATACGCTTCGGATTGCAGCCGGGAAACTGCGTGACAACGGGAGAATCGTCAACTTCTCTTCCAGTGTTCGCAAGCTCGCCACACCAGGCTACACTATATATTCCGCCACCAAAGCTGCAGTTGAGACGCTGACAAATATTTTTGCCAAGGAATTGCGCGGCAGGAACATCACCGTAAACGCCGTGGCTCCCGGACCAACTGCAACTGATCTTTTTTTGAAAAACAAAACGAACGAACAGATCCAACACCTGGCTCAAATGCCGCCGTTGGAGCGGCTTGGGCAGCCTGAAGATATTGCCAATGCCGTAGCGTTTCTTGTCGGTGAAGATGCCGGGTGGGTGAATGGTCAAACTATCTATGTAAACGGTGGAATCGTTTAG
- a CDS encoding LysR family transcriptional regulator, with amino-acid sequence MTVFDDLSLLRAFVCIVESGNISVAARKLQVTQPTLSRYLQTLEDRCGAVLLFRDTHRMRLSSTGNQFLREAQSLLSAAEEAELRLQDDQATLRGHIRLFSTIDFGQSVVSRLAASFIQANPAVTINLAYSNRPMHMLEEGCEIGIIAGTVTDDTIIAHPLPAIKRYLVASPVLLKKHKSTVSKPIELQSWPWLALSGFQFGGEKEVIIYSAEQKKQRLEITPVLTSEGVTSQREAARMGLGIAVLPEWLIAEDIVSERLIRILPEWHAQDLPAHIVYPAQRRLPLRVSNFIDFATTYMTKLLKSGK; translated from the coding sequence ATGACAGTATTCGACGATTTATCCCTGCTGCGCGCTTTCGTCTGTATTGTGGAAAGTGGCAATATTTCTGTGGCGGCCCGCAAACTCCAGGTGACGCAACCGACGCTGAGCCGTTATTTGCAGACCCTGGAAGATCGCTGCGGAGCCGTATTGCTATTCAGAGATACGCACCGGATGCGCCTGTCTTCGACAGGAAACCAGTTTTTACGGGAGGCCCAATCCCTTCTATCCGCGGCGGAGGAAGCCGAACTGCGACTTCAGGACGACCAGGCAACCCTACGGGGTCATATCCGTCTGTTCTCGACAATTGATTTCGGCCAGAGTGTCGTCAGTCGACTTGCCGCAAGTTTCATTCAAGCCAATCCTGCAGTGACAATTAACCTTGCTTATTCCAATCGCCCAATGCATATGCTTGAAGAAGGTTGCGAGATAGGCATCATCGCCGGTACCGTTACGGATGATACGATCATCGCGCACCCACTCCCGGCCATTAAGCGATACCTTGTCGCGTCCCCTGTACTTCTAAAGAAGCATAAGTCCACCGTCTCCAAACCAATCGAACTTCAATCCTGGCCGTGGCTGGCGCTTTCCGGCTTTCAATTTGGTGGGGAAAAGGAAGTCATCATTTATTCGGCTGAACAGAAAAAACAGAGGTTGGAGATAACGCCTGTCCTGACATCCGAAGGTGTCACCAGCCAGCGTGAAGCGGCTCGAATGGGACTTGGAATTGCTGTTTTACCGGAGTGGCTGATCGCCGAAGATATTGTTTCCGAGCGGTTGATAAGGATTTTGCCGGAGTGGCACGCCCAAGATTTACCGGCCCACATCGTATACCCGGCGCAGAGACGCCTGCCATTGCGCGTGAGCAATTTCATTGATTTTGCAACTACTTATATGACAAAGCTTTTAAAGTCTGGAAAATAA
- a CDS encoding ImmA/IrrE family metallo-endopeptidase — protein MINKLIKTEKDYNLVLSRIEALMDADANTPEAEELELLATLVELYEDEHFAMDTPEPIDAIKFRMEQLGLNQQDLVPFIGNKSKVSEILNEKRPLTLSMMRSLHQNLGIPAEVFLQKTGKTFPKAIPNIEWHLFPFKEMSKRGWISQLKNYKDSAEETMRIFIKDCCPNGETIEACFRENSGNRINAKADSYALNSWCMRIMALAQKNILKRKFDPEKFTSDSLKEIAKLSFFEEGPLLAREFLEKHGIHMIIERHLPKTYLDGVALLLEDSTPVVGLTLRYDRIDNFWFCLLHELAHIVLHLGKSNKNVFVDDMDIKNTGGGKQNDIENEADFLAMESLIPNDVWTVSNAKINPTKKNVLELAENLKIHPACIAGRVRFEQHNFKLLSRVVGSGKIRKLFEI, from the coding sequence ATGATTAACAAGCTTATAAAAACAGAAAAAGACTATAATTTAGTTCTGTCCCGCATTGAAGCCCTGATGGATGCTGACGCAAACACACCTGAAGCGGAAGAACTTGAACTACTTGCTACGTTGGTTGAGCTTTACGAAGATGAACATTTTGCAATGGATACACCAGAACCAATAGATGCTATAAAATTTAGAATGGAACAGTTAGGGCTCAATCAACAAGATTTAGTACCCTTTATCGGCAATAAGAGCAAAGTCTCTGAGATCCTCAATGAAAAAAGGCCATTAACTCTTTCAATGATGAGATCCCTCCATCAGAATTTGGGCATACCTGCTGAAGTTTTTTTACAAAAAACAGGCAAAACCTTTCCAAAGGCCATACCCAATATTGAATGGCATCTTTTCCCATTTAAAGAAATGTCAAAAAGAGGATGGATTTCTCAATTAAAAAACTACAAGGATTCAGCCGAAGAGACTATGCGTATTTTTATTAAGGATTGTTGCCCAAACGGAGAAACAATTGAAGCATGTTTTAGAGAAAATTCCGGAAATAGGATAAACGCAAAAGCTGACAGCTATGCACTTAATTCTTGGTGTATGAGAATCATGGCTCTTGCGCAAAAAAACATCTTAAAGAGAAAATTTGACCCTGAAAAGTTCACATCTGATAGTCTAAAAGAGATTGCTAAGTTGAGTTTTTTTGAAGAAGGGCCTTTGCTTGCTCGAGAGTTTCTGGAAAAACATGGAATCCACATGATCATAGAACGCCATCTCCCCAAAACATATTTAGATGGAGTTGCATTATTACTTGAAGATTCGACGCCAGTAGTTGGATTAACACTGAGATATGATCGAATTGATAATTTTTGGTTTTGCCTTCTTCATGAGTTAGCACATATAGTACTGCACCTTGGCAAATCGAATAAAAATGTATTTGTGGATGATATGGATATTAAGAACACTGGAGGGGGGAAACAAAACGATATTGAAAACGAGGCAGATTTTCTTGCTATGGAGTCCTTAATACCGAATGACGTTTGGACAGTCTCCAATGCAAAAATAAATCCGACAAAAAAAAATGTGCTTGAATTAGCTGAGAATCTTAAAATTCATCCAGCTTGTATTGCAGGGAGAGTTCGGTTTGAACAACATAACTTTAAGTTATTATCTAGAGTGGTTGGATCTGGTAAAATTAGAAAACTTTTTGAAATCTAA
- a CDS encoding type II toxin-antitoxin system HigB family toxin codes for MHIIARPQLIKFYQREGCQDAKGPIDAWWHEAKRANWQSWTEIKAQYGSASILKGNRVVFNLAGNKYRLVVKINFPAQTVYIRFVGTHKEYDKINAEEI; via the coding sequence ATGCATATTATAGCCCGGCCACAATTGATAAAATTCTACCAGCGAGAAGGATGCCAGGATGCAAAGGGGCCTATTGACGCATGGTGGCATGAAGCTAAAAGAGCTAATTGGCAATCCTGGACCGAAATAAAAGCACAATATGGGTCAGCCAGTATCTTAAAAGGTAACCGTGTCGTATTTAATCTGGCGGGGAATAAATACCGCTTAGTGGTAAAAATCAATTTTCCAGCACAAACTGTTTATATTCGGTTTGTGGGAACCCATAAGGAATACGATAAAATAAATGCGGAGGAGATATAA
- a CDS encoding site-specific integrase, with the protein MFPFGYTRAREIVQNAGKMINVNLNPHDLRRHAATYASRSGVPIEIVSKIILRHANLSTTQRYLGKVSDTEAIHWIDNLYR; encoded by the coding sequence GTGTTTCCATTTGGATACACCAGAGCCCGTGAAATCGTTCAAAATGCAGGAAAAATGATAAATGTGAATTTGAATCCTCACGATCTTAGACGCCATGCCGCCACTTATGCAAGCAGATCAGGCGTTCCCATTGAAATCGTTTCAAAAATAATCCTCCGCCATGCGAATCTTTCAACAACTCAGCGGTATCTTGGAAAAGTCAGCGACACAGAGGCTATTCACTGGATTGATAATCTTTACAGATAA
- a CDS encoding SEC-C metal-binding domain-containing protein produces the protein MAKIGRNTPCPCGSGKKYKKCCLLLQSAGAQPKSYPAGFTPVYTELDLLSNSVTDLINEDKLDEAEAVSKRLLLEYPDQIDGFHRLGQVYEARGKRHEAGEYYQKAAEFARTMPGFDPETVEHFFSKAKKMKEEKK, from the coding sequence ATGGCAAAAATCGGTCGAAATACACCATGCCCTTGCGGCAGCGGTAAGAAGTATAAAAAGTGTTGTCTATTATTGCAGTCAGCGGGGGCTCAACCTAAGTCCTATCCTGCCGGATTTACACCAGTTTACACGGAATTGGATCTGCTTTCAAACAGTGTAACGGATCTGATCAATGAAGACAAATTAGACGAGGCTGAAGCTGTATCAAAGAGATTGTTGCTTGAATATCCTGATCAGATTGACGGGTTTCACAGATTGGGGCAGGTCTATGAAGCTCGTGGGAAGAGGCACGAAGCTGGAGAATATTATCAAAAAGCCGCTGAGTTTGCTCGGACAATGCCTGGTTTTGATCCGGAAACTGTTGAACACTTCTTCTCAAAAGCCAAAAAAATGAAGGAAGAAAAAAAGTAA
- a CDS encoding tyrosine-type recombinase/integrase: MAETENKLTKAVEKYLDYYRDQTSGKTISHAKRALTGFAAHLQTSNTPLDNISIQQVDHFLALYNANYSTGTARTNRSYLRQFLKYLYRYGHIKKDLSQLVVSPPEFARSKPPKFLRPHEIQKLFSSLDLSTAKDLRTNATLHLAYYLGLRPKEIRLLTLDDISFRQKEIFIRSRKNCDPAHLPVSDNVIKAIAAYIVGARPETQSRVLFLQLIPPYKPVNRCDIPRYIKECMTENNLESSTYWLRHSYAQNLLESGASIYEIKEMMGHKNIGSTQKYLSVHINLMREVILDETL, encoded by the coding sequence ATGGCTGAAACTGAAAATAAGCTCACCAAAGCAGTGGAGAAATACCTGGACTATTATCGAGATCAAACTTCCGGGAAGACGATATCCCATGCAAAAAGAGCATTAACCGGTTTTGCGGCCCATCTTCAAACTTCAAATACCCCTTTAGATAACATATCCATTCAACAGGTTGATCACTTTTTAGCCCTGTACAATGCCAATTATTCCACCGGAACAGCCAGAACGAACCGGTCATATCTCCGACAATTTTTGAAGTACCTTTACCGGTACGGACATATTAAAAAAGACCTCTCCCAACTGGTGGTAAGCCCCCCGGAGTTTGCCCGATCAAAACCTCCCAAATTTTTGCGTCCTCATGAAATCCAAAAGCTGTTTAGCAGTCTGGATCTGTCAACAGCAAAAGACCTTCGCACCAATGCCACCCTGCACCTGGCATATTATCTGGGGTTAAGGCCGAAAGAAATCCGTTTATTAACTTTGGATGACATTTCCTTCAGGCAAAAGGAAATTTTCATTCGTTCAAGAAAAAATTGCGACCCGGCCCATCTTCCAGTATCGGACAACGTGATCAAAGCCATCGCCGCTTATATTGTCGGCGCAAGACCTGAAACTCAATCCCGAGTTCTATTTTTACAGTTAATACCACCTTATAAACCGGTCAACAGGTGCGATATCCCCCGATATATAAAAGAATGCATGACGGAAAATAATCTTGAATCGAGCACATACTGGCTGCGGCATTCATATGCCCAAAATTTACTGGAGTCTGGTGCGTCCATTTATGAGATCAAAGAGATGATGGGGCATAAAAACATCGGATCAACGCAAAAGTATCTGAGCGTTCATATCAATCTTATGCGGGAGGTTATCCTGGATGAAACGCTTTAA
- a CDS encoding tyrosine-type recombinase/integrase, with protein MKRFKSCLAEHIENFIEYRLQLGYSDKMLIVSLGLLDRYVAEKKVTLTSFDPLFFIRLRSDLNCENRSINTFFRTFKMFFNYLIRQDLIRENPLQEIAELPENQIIPFIFSPEETELLLEVVIKLMRKTERYYLADFSGYISFLLMARCGLRISETLNLLKNNYRPEERTIYIEKTKFKKDRLLPVPKAISCAIDNLLKVRQCFFTADNHPLLLIKENGKGLSRSYMRWKFKKAISILNLEQPRRIIGATNFSNPTRHSLRHSFAVNTLKRIKQQGKSPQNALPVLAAYMGHSEYKYTTKYLRVVDAEHRRQMLDFSMLRSEDV; from the coding sequence ATGAAACGCTTTAAAAGTTGTCTTGCCGAACATATTGAGAATTTCATCGAATACCGTCTTCAGTTGGGATATTCTGATAAAATGCTGATAGTCAGCCTTGGATTACTGGATCGGTATGTTGCCGAAAAGAAGGTAACCCTGACATCATTTGATCCATTGTTCTTCATCCGGCTCCGTTCAGATCTTAATTGTGAAAACCGTTCCATCAACACGTTTTTTCGTACGTTCAAAATGTTTTTCAATTACCTGATCCGCCAGGATTTGATCCGGGAAAATCCATTGCAGGAGATTGCTGAACTGCCGGAAAATCAAATTATCCCTTTTATTTTTTCACCGGAAGAAACTGAACTTTTGCTGGAGGTTGTCATTAAATTGATGCGAAAGACCGAAAGATATTACCTCGCCGATTTCAGCGGTTACATTTCCTTTTTGCTGATGGCCCGGTGCGGATTAAGGATATCAGAAACCCTCAACTTACTGAAAAACAATTACCGGCCTGAAGAAAGGACAATTTATATTGAAAAGACAAAGTTTAAAAAAGATCGACTGCTTCCGGTACCCAAGGCGATTTCTTGTGCAATAGACAATCTGCTGAAAGTTCGCCAGTGTTTTTTTACCGCAGATAATCATCCTTTATTGCTGATAAAAGAAAATGGAAAAGGGCTATCCCGTTCTTACATGCGTTGGAAATTTAAGAAAGCGATTTCAATTCTTAACCTGGAGCAGCCCAGAAGAATCATTGGTGCGACAAACTTCAGCAACCCGACGCGGCACTCCCTTCGTCATTCATTTGCCGTAAATACCCTAAAACGGATTAAACAACAGGGAAAGTCTCCCCAAAATGCCTTACCGGTACTGGCCGCTTACATGGGCCACAGTGAGTATAAATATACAACCAAATATTTGAGGGTGGTGGATGCAGAGCATCGCCGCCAGATGCTTGATTTTTCAATGTTAAGAAGCGAGGATGTATGA